Proteins co-encoded in one Afipia sp. P52-10 genomic window:
- the plsY gene encoding glycerol-3-phosphate 1-O-acyltransferase PlsY, protein MVFWIANALGLTAAYLFGSVPTGYLAGKLLKGIDIREHGSHSIGATNVLRTLGKWPALAVLLVDVLKGAAAIVFVRWLYTLPSVTPPAMLDQQTWAPWAACLAGLAVLLGHSRPIWLNFAGGKSIAAGLGVLLAISWPVALGALTAFGVALAISRIVSLGSMTAALAAIILIFSLEQPLPYRLLVVAGGIYVIARHRANIRRLLTWTEPRLGQSSPESKA, encoded by the coding sequence ATGGTTTTCTGGATCGCGAATGCGCTTGGACTGACGGCCGCCTATCTGTTCGGCTCCGTGCCGACAGGCTATCTCGCAGGGAAATTGCTCAAGGGCATCGATATCCGAGAGCATGGCTCCCACTCCATCGGAGCAACGAATGTATTGCGAACCCTGGGGAAGTGGCCAGCGCTGGCGGTACTGCTGGTTGACGTCCTGAAGGGTGCGGCGGCGATCGTCTTTGTCCGCTGGCTCTATACATTGCCGTCCGTGACGCCACCGGCAATGCTTGATCAGCAAACCTGGGCACCATGGGCCGCTTGCCTGGCCGGGCTTGCCGTGTTGTTGGGACATAGCCGCCCGATTTGGTTGAATTTTGCGGGTGGCAAATCGATCGCGGCCGGATTGGGTGTGTTGCTGGCGATATCCTGGCCAGTCGCTTTAGGCGCTTTGACGGCCTTCGGCGTCGCGCTGGCGATTTCTCGGATTGTTTCCCTCGGTTCGATGACCGCCGCGTTAGCGGCGATCATCCTCATCTTCAGTCTGGAGCAACCGTTGCCGTATCGGTTGCTGGTGGTTGCAGGCGGCATTTACGTCATCGCCCGCCATCGCGCCAACATTCGCCGGCTCCTGACTTGGACAGAGCCGCGCCTCGGGCAAAGCAGTCCGGAATCGAAAGCATAA
- a CDS encoding ChaN family lipoprotein, which translates to MTAHPKAKFVHGRGAWLDPVSGREIAPDALFQDLANGRVILLGEQHTVYEIHRWQLHVATVLHFLQPNLAVGFEMFPRRVQPILDAWVAGELNTAQFLDKVEWTTVWGYDADLYLPLFHFCRQQRVRMLALNCHRPLVTRVGKEGWAAIPEDERDGLTPAADATPAYRQHLFEITGGGRAPMGARAADDPAMDRFVRAQQTWDRAFACNIARVLAEPDPPLVVGIIGQGHLQYGHGTPYQLRDLGVADVSVLLPTSAAEHDPRKVAGIADALFRLDEVEPQAPLPPRMQQAVDARGS; encoded by the coding sequence ATGACGGCACACCCGAAGGCAAAGTTTGTCCACGGCCGCGGCGCCTGGCTCGATCCCGTCAGTGGCCGCGAGATCGCTCCGGATGCGCTGTTCCAGGATCTTGCCAACGGCCGGGTGATCCTGCTCGGCGAGCAGCACACGGTCTATGAGATTCATCGTTGGCAATTGCACGTCGCCACCGTGCTGCACTTCCTGCAGCCGAATCTGGCGGTGGGCTTCGAGATGTTTCCACGCCGCGTGCAGCCGATCCTCGACGCATGGGTGGCCGGGGAGCTGAACACGGCGCAGTTCCTCGACAAGGTCGAGTGGACCACCGTGTGGGGTTACGACGCCGATCTCTATCTGCCGCTGTTTCACTTCTGCCGCCAGCAGCGGGTGCGGATGCTGGCTCTGAACTGCCATCGGCCGCTGGTGACGCGGGTCGGCAAGGAGGGGTGGGCCGCGATTCCTGAAGACGAGCGCGATGGATTGACGCCCGCAGCCGATGCAACGCCTGCCTATCGGCAGCACCTGTTCGAGATCACCGGCGGCGGGCGGGCGCCGATGGGCGCCAGAGCTGCGGACGATCCGGCGATGGATCGGTTCGTCCGGGCGCAGCAGACCTGGGATCGCGCTTTCGCCTGCAACATCGCCCGCGTGCTGGCCGAGCCCGATCCGCCGCTCGTCGTCGGCATCATTGGCCAGGGGCACCTGCAATACGGACACGGCACACCTTATCAGTTGCGCGACCTGGGCGTGGCGGATGTGTCGGTGCTGCTGCCGACAAGCGCGGCCGAGCACGATCCGCGCAAGGTGGCGGGGATCGCCGATGCGTTGTTCAGGCTCGACGAGGTCGAGCCGCAGGCGCCTCTGCCGCCACGGATGCAGCAAGCCGTCGATGCGCGCGGCAGCTAG
- a CDS encoding MFS transporter, which produces MTKDERFVIVASSLGTVFEWYDFYLYGSLAAIIGAQFFSAYPPATRDIFALLAFAAGFLVRPFGAIVFGRVGDLVGRKYTFLVTIVIMGLSTFLVGLLPNAATIGIAAPIILITLRLLQGLALGGEYGGAATYVAEHAPPGRRGYYTSFIQTTATLGLFLSLIVILFTRTIVGEQDFAAWGWRIPFLVSILLLAISVVIRLKLNESPIFQKMKEEGKGSKAPLTESFGNWSNAKIVLLALLGGVMGQGVVWYTGQFYALFFLQSILKVDGYTSNLLIAWSLLLGTGFFIVFGVLSDKIGRKPIIMAGCLIAALTFFPIFRMISSNANPALEKAIETVKVQVVADPKGCGDLFNPVGTRVFTAPCDTARAFLASSSVKYETVAGPAGSPVKISINGKEVPYTNAATSNAPTLAALQEAGYPKAADAGIVKMTHPFDIFRPQVAAIIGLLFVLVIFVTMVYGPIAAMLVELFPTRIRYTSMSLPYHIGNGWFGGLLPATAFAIVASTGDIYAGLWYPIIFAVATFIIGMIWLPETKDVDITK; this is translated from the coding sequence ATGACGAAGGACGAACGTTTCGTCATCGTCGCATCGTCCCTCGGCACGGTCTTCGAGTGGTACGACTTTTATCTCTATGGATCGCTGGCGGCGATCATCGGCGCGCAGTTCTTCTCCGCCTATCCGCCGGCAACGCGCGACATCTTCGCACTCCTGGCGTTCGCTGCGGGCTTCCTGGTCCGTCCGTTCGGGGCGATCGTGTTCGGCCGCGTTGGCGATCTGGTCGGCCGCAAATACACGTTCCTCGTCACTATCGTCATCATGGGCCTGTCGACATTCCTCGTCGGTCTGTTGCCCAATGCCGCAACCATCGGCATCGCCGCGCCGATCATCCTGATCACGCTGCGGCTGCTGCAGGGTCTGGCGCTCGGCGGCGAGTATGGCGGGGCCGCGACCTACGTCGCCGAACACGCGCCGCCAGGCAGGCGCGGCTACTACACCTCGTTCATTCAGACGACGGCAACGCTTGGCCTGTTCCTGTCGCTGATCGTCATCCTCTTCACCCGCACCATCGTCGGTGAGCAGGACTTCGCGGCGTGGGGTTGGCGCATCCCGTTCCTGGTATCGATCCTGCTGCTCGCGATCTCGGTGGTCATCCGGCTGAAGCTGAATGAATCGCCGATCTTCCAGAAGATGAAGGAGGAGGGCAAGGGCTCGAAGGCGCCGCTGACCGAATCGTTCGGCAACTGGAGCAATGCCAAGATCGTGCTGCTGGCGCTGCTCGGAGGTGTGATGGGGCAGGGCGTGGTCTGGTACACGGGCCAGTTCTATGCGCTGTTCTTCCTGCAATCGATCCTGAAGGTTGACGGCTACACCTCGAACCTGCTGATCGCCTGGTCGCTCTTGCTCGGCACCGGCTTCTTCATCGTGTTCGGCGTGCTTTCCGACAAGATCGGCCGCAAGCCGATCATCATGGCAGGCTGTTTGATCGCGGCGCTGACCTTCTTTCCGATCTTCCGCATGATCTCGTCCAACGCCAATCCGGCGCTGGAAAAGGCCATCGAAACGGTGAAGGTACAGGTCGTTGCCGATCCGAAGGGCTGCGGCGATCTGTTCAATCCGGTCGGTACGCGCGTGTTCACGGCGCCTTGCGATACGGCGCGGGCGTTCCTTGCGTCGTCGTCGGTGAAGTACGAGACCGTCGCCGGTCCTGCGGGCTCGCCGGTGAAGATCTCGATCAACGGCAAGGAAGTCCCCTACACCAACGCAGCGACGTCGAACGCGCCGACGCTCGCGGCCTTGCAGGAAGCGGGATATCCGAAGGCGGCGGATGCGGGCATCGTCAAGATGACCCATCCGTTCGATATCTTCCGTCCGCAGGTGGCGGCGATCATCGGCCTGTTGTTCGTGCTGGTGATCTTCGTGACGATGGTCTACGGGCCGATCGCCGCGATGTTGGTCGAATTGTTCCCGACCCGAATCCGCTACACCTCGATGTCGCTGCCATATCATATCGGCAACGGCTGGTTCGGCGGCTTGCTGCCGGCGACTGCGTTTGCGATCGTGGCTTCGACCGGCGATATCTATGCCGGCCTGTGGTATCCGATCATCTTCGCGGTGGCGACCTTCATCATCGGCATGATCTGGCTGCCTGAAACCAAGGACGTCGACATCACCAAGTGA
- a CDS encoding ChuX/HutX family heme-like substrate-binding protein, with protein sequence MTDESVLRQAMLVPPDRVLARLPAMGKVMVVVQDGGVTHERIGVVERIAMADGCVAVTGAAHDCVLDPARIASVVADRSGRMKDKVLPKLEFLDAEDNLVFSVVGLDGIAGFDEALGHFPAEPRNARAKPAGQQAVLAADDPGSQPFAAARGAETEIAVAMSKAGLIQRWRGFVPAINPAMGFINIIAPDFHLHIRGGTVASWERAAADAVGEVRLAALDGEGRPVGLTLQGPRGAFEPA encoded by the coding sequence GCGATGTTGGTGCCGCCGGACCGTGTGCTCGCCCGGCTGCCGGCGATGGGCAAGGTGATGGTTGTCGTGCAAGATGGCGGCGTCACGCATGAGCGGATCGGCGTGGTCGAGCGGATCGCGATGGCTGACGGTTGCGTTGCTGTCACAGGTGCTGCTCACGACTGCGTGCTGGACCCGGCCAGGATCGCCTCGGTGGTCGCCGACCGTTCGGGACGCATGAAGGACAAGGTGCTGCCGAAGCTCGAATTCCTCGATGCCGAGGACAACCTCGTTTTCAGCGTGGTCGGCCTCGACGGCATCGCTGGTTTCGATGAGGCGCTCGGCCATTTCCCCGCCGAGCCACGGAACGCACGAGCGAAGCCTGCGGGTCAGCAGGCCGTGCTTGCCGCCGACGATCCCGGCTCACAGCCGTTCGCAGCGGCGCGTGGCGCTGAAACCGAGATCGCGGTCGCTATGAGCAAAGCCGGCCTGATTCAACGCTGGCGCGGGTTCGTGCCGGCCATCAATCCGGCGATGGGCTTCATCAATATCATCGCGCCGGATTTCCATCTCCATATCCGCGGCGGAACAGTGGCGAGCTGGGAGCGGGCCGCTGCCGATGCGGTCGGCGAGGTTCGTCTGGCGGCGCTTGATGGCGAGGGCCGGCCGGTCGGGCTGACGCTGCAGGGGCCGCGTGGAGCGTTTGAACCGGCATGA
- a CDS encoding ABC transporter ATP-binding protein/permease: MRDIIKQIWRFLRIAHAGPGKWLSLLLLAIVIACQFASIRINVRLIQWNADFFNALQKLDVSAAVTQIGVFFALAGALSGLYLSGRYIRKVLQLRWRRQLTETLVDRWTARKAFWLLSPALVRDKVIDNPDQRIAEDCNLFTEFILGRDEGMRSGILDFVMSLVALYSYATVLWQLATFTLSFSLFDLAIDIPRYMFWIAPVYVAVAVLMTHALGRPLAGLLAEEQKREADFRSILMHVRENAGAIALSNGEAAERRLVAQRFEEVGTIWHRVIRREFIFGLFSRPYFQTVLRIPTFLALPAFLAGKITLGGLMQLANAFSQVVTTLSWFVFNYKFLSDLVATTRRLQRFLDAIMGVPSELPRPQRTVQGDVLRMAGVTIRAPDGRSLLQTGDITVRRGERVWLSGASGLGKSTLFKTLAGLWPHAEGDITFPHGRVCILPQQVYQPLDSLAASAVYPALPGSLSQAEVESLLRKVGLGHRLAAEEGIVSGLSVGEQQRLALARVIASKPDWVFLDEATSALDTDSERMLMELLCTTLPQAALVIIAHRPPQGIAHLRCLQLGPAPDDEARVGAEVICAFR, from the coding sequence ATGCGTGACATCATCAAGCAGATCTGGCGTTTCCTGCGCATCGCCCATGCCGGCCCTGGCAAGTGGCTCAGCCTGTTGCTGCTGGCGATCGTCATAGCCTGTCAGTTCGCGAGCATCCGGATCAACGTGCGTCTGATCCAGTGGAATGCGGACTTCTTCAATGCGCTGCAGAAGCTCGACGTATCCGCCGCCGTCACCCAGATCGGCGTGTTTTTCGCGCTGGCAGGCGCTCTTTCCGGGCTTTACCTCTCCGGGCGCTACATCCGCAAGGTGTTGCAGTTGCGCTGGCGGCGGCAGCTGACCGAGACGCTCGTGGATCGCTGGACCGCACGGAAGGCATTCTGGCTGCTCAGCCCGGCGCTCGTTCGTGACAAGGTCATCGACAATCCGGATCAGCGCATCGCCGAAGACTGCAATCTCTTCACCGAGTTCATTCTCGGCAGGGACGAGGGCATGCGCTCCGGCATCCTCGACTTCGTCATGAGCCTGGTTGCGCTCTATTCCTACGCGACCGTGCTTTGGCAACTGGCGACGTTCACGTTGTCGTTCTCGCTGTTCGATCTCGCGATCGATATCCCGCGTTACATGTTCTGGATTGCGCCGGTCTACGTGGCGGTCGCCGTGCTGATGACCCATGCGCTTGGCCGGCCGCTGGCAGGTTTGCTCGCGGAGGAGCAGAAGCGCGAGGCCGACTTCCGTTCGATCCTGATGCATGTCCGGGAAAATGCCGGAGCGATCGCCTTGTCGAACGGCGAGGCGGCCGAGCGCCGGCTGGTCGCGCAACGCTTCGAGGAGGTCGGGACGATCTGGCATCGGGTGATCCGGCGCGAATTCATCTTCGGCCTGTTCTCGCGGCCGTACTTCCAGACCGTGCTGCGGATTCCGACCTTCCTGGCGCTGCCGGCGTTTCTCGCCGGAAAGATCACGCTTGGCGGCCTGATGCAGCTTGCCAACGCGTTTTCGCAGGTGGTGACGACGCTGTCGTGGTTCGTCTTCAACTACAAGTTCCTGTCCGACCTGGTGGCGACCACGCGCCGGCTGCAGCGTTTCCTCGATGCGATCATGGGCGTGCCGTCCGAGCTGCCGCGTCCGCAACGGACAGTGCAGGGCGATGTGTTGCGCATGGCGGGCGTCACGATCCGCGCGCCCGATGGTCGCTCGCTCCTGCAGACCGGAGATATCACCGTTCGCCGCGGCGAGCGGGTCTGGCTCAGCGGCGCCTCGGGCCTTGGCAAGAGCACGCTGTTCAAAACCCTTGCGGGCCTCTGGCCCCACGCGGAAGGTGACATCACCTTCCCGCACGGGCGCGTCTGCATCCTGCCGCAGCAGGTCTATCAGCCGCTCGACAGCCTTGCCGCCTCGGCGGTCTATCCCGCCTTGCCCGGTTCGCTGTCGCAGGCCGAGGTTGAGAGCCTGTTGCGCAAGGTCGGCCTCGGTCATCGCCTCGCGGCGGAGGAGGGGATTGTCAGCGGCCTTTCGGTCGGCGAACAGCAGCGGTTGGCATTGGCGCGGGTGATCGCATCGAAGCCGGATTGGGTATTCCTCGACGAGGCGACCAGCGCGCTCGACACCGACTCCGAGCGCATGCTGATGGAGTTGTTGTGCACGACGCTGCCGCAGGCGGCCCTCGTCATCATCGCCCATCGGCCGCCGCAAGGGATTGCTCATCTGCGCTGCCTTCAGCTCGGGCCAGCGCCGGATGACGAGGCGCGTGTCGGTGCCGAAGTGATCTGCGCATTCAGATGA
- a CDS encoding TonB-dependent hemoglobin/transferrin/lactoferrin family receptor — protein sequence MFRNNKNDTSAHGARGACVAFALPLLWSAAADAQAASERHQQQRQPPRQEQQASQSEHDAAAARVAASYGVMLDTISVYADRNARQLLDLPQSVTVIGRQELDERMVRDVQDLVRYEPGISVSKTTSSVDPFGNLAGFTIRGVSNNRVQMLVDGTRVIESIVDGNRDFVNMANLKAVEIIRGPAGVMWGADALGGVVAFVTKDPEDYLKGRNFGGQLDTSFDSYDKSFFKTGASAFRFGDFSAMISASHRSYNEGKLSNARADGGSWGCPRNPEAIRCNELNPLDGSDYDLLGKLVWSPSKEHEVKFTAEYLKKDATVDQRFDLGAAAGGITNLSYIRNQIQTRERYTLNHRYTPGLGWLDQVKWQVSHSPQERQFTGDRRRRLANGQQDRLDYLLNYKEQFTEGDIQLNSSFNTYLATHKLTYGAYASVAETDYRRRDILTNLTTGSTTITNAGGFNFANATTKRIDGFIQDEIGFFNNRWVLSPGVRYATYELNPRPDQYYVARPGKEPRDISSEKLVKQLGSVFKLDEHISFVARYAEGFKMPTAQQLFTSLPGGGGGNSDLIPNPDLKPEQVKSYEIGVRGQFANGFFSVTAFKADYTDFIQNFVQVPSTTNPGLFDYTYRNLASVNLWGVEIAAERRLSANWIVSGSIAYIDGTQVATAGARTTPFDNTTPLSGTFAVRYVDPEIGLDAQLVSTWSSKVLERSSATLYRPDGYIVFDAIVGWSPQVVKGLTLRASVLNIADTRYFRSLNGATTYSIVPASTAVAIQNPLELQTAPGRTFKVGANYQF from the coding sequence ATGTTTCGAAACAACAAGAACGACACCAGCGCGCACGGCGCGCGCGGGGCATGTGTCGCATTCGCCTTGCCGCTGCTGTGGAGCGCTGCGGCCGACGCGCAAGCGGCGTCCGAGCGACATCAGCAGCAGCGGCAACCACCGCGACAGGAGCAGCAGGCATCGCAAAGCGAGCACGACGCGGCCGCCGCGCGCGTTGCGGCAAGCTACGGCGTGATGCTCGACACCATCAGCGTCTATGCCGACCGCAATGCGCGGCAACTGCTCGACCTGCCGCAGAGCGTCACCGTCATCGGCCGTCAGGAACTCGACGAGCGCATGGTCCGCGACGTGCAGGATCTGGTGCGTTACGAGCCCGGCATTTCCGTCTCGAAGACGACGTCGTCGGTCGATCCGTTCGGAAATCTTGCAGGCTTCACCATTCGTGGCGTCTCCAACAACCGCGTGCAGATGCTGGTGGATGGCACCCGTGTCATCGAAAGCATTGTCGATGGCAACCGCGACTTCGTGAACATGGCGAATTTGAAGGCGGTGGAGATCATCCGCGGACCGGCCGGCGTGATGTGGGGGGCGGATGCGCTCGGCGGCGTCGTCGCTTTCGTCACCAAGGACCCGGAGGACTATCTGAAGGGCCGCAACTTCGGCGGCCAGCTCGACACCAGCTTCGACTCCTACGACAAGAGCTTCTTCAAGACCGGCGCTAGCGCGTTCCGTTTCGGCGATTTCTCAGCGATGATCAGCGCCTCGCATCGCTCCTACAACGAGGGTAAACTCAGCAATGCCCGCGCCGATGGCGGAAGCTGGGGTTGTCCGCGCAATCCGGAAGCCATCCGCTGCAACGAGCTCAACCCGCTCGATGGCAGCGACTATGATCTGCTCGGCAAGCTGGTCTGGTCGCCGAGCAAGGAGCACGAGGTCAAATTCACGGCCGAGTACCTGAAGAAGGACGCGACCGTCGATCAACGCTTCGATCTCGGGGCAGCTGCGGGGGGAATCACCAACCTCAGCTACATTCGCAACCAGATCCAGACGCGCGAGCGCTACACCCTCAATCACCGCTACACGCCGGGGCTCGGCTGGCTCGATCAGGTGAAGTGGCAGGTATCGCATTCGCCGCAGGAGCGGCAGTTCACCGGCGACCGCCGCCGCCGTCTCGCCAACGGCCAGCAGGACCGGTTGGATTATTTGTTGAACTACAAGGAGCAGTTCACCGAGGGTGACATCCAGCTCAACTCGTCGTTCAACACCTATCTCGCCACCCACAAGCTCACTTACGGTGCTTATGCCAGCGTTGCCGAGACCGATTATCGCCGCCGCGACATCCTTACCAACCTGACGACCGGCTCCACGACCATCACCAATGCAGGCGGCTTCAATTTCGCCAATGCGACGACCAAGCGGATCGACGGCTTCATCCAGGACGAGATCGGCTTCTTCAACAACCGCTGGGTGCTCTCGCCCGGCGTCCGATACGCCACCTACGAGCTGAACCCGCGGCCGGACCAGTATTACGTCGCGCGTCCGGGCAAGGAGCCGCGCGATATCTCCAGCGAGAAGCTCGTCAAGCAGCTCGGTTCGGTGTTCAAGCTCGACGAGCACATCTCGTTCGTCGCGCGCTATGCGGAGGGCTTCAAGATGCCGACCGCGCAGCAGCTGTTTACCTCGCTGCCAGGCGGCGGTGGCGGCAACAGCGACCTGATTCCCAATCCGGACCTGAAGCCGGAGCAGGTGAAGAGCTACGAGATCGGCGTGCGTGGCCAGTTCGCGAACGGCTTCTTCTCAGTGACGGCGTTCAAGGCGGATTACACCGACTTCATCCAGAACTTCGTGCAGGTTCCGAGCACCACCAATCCCGGGCTCTTCGACTACACCTACCGCAATCTGGCGAGCGTCAATCTCTGGGGTGTGGAGATCGCCGCCGAGCGCCGTCTTTCGGCGAACTGGATCGTATCCGGTTCGATCGCCTACATCGACGGCACCCAGGTCGCGACCGCCGGAGCGCGGACCACGCCGTTCGACAACACGACGCCGCTCTCGGGCACGTTCGCCGTACGTTATGTCGACCCGGAGATCGGCCTCGACGCACAGCTCGTCTCGACCTGGTCGAGCAAAGTGCTCGAGCGGTCGAGCGCAACGCTGTACCGGCCCGACGGCTATATCGTGTTCGACGCGATCGTCGGCTGGTCGCCGCAGGTCGTGAAGGGGCTGACGCTGCGCGCTTCGGTGCTGAACATCGCCGACACCCGCTACTTCCGCTCGCTCAACGGCGCGACGACGTATTCGATCGTTCCCGCGTCAACGGCAGTGGCGATTCAGAACCCGCTCGAGCTTCAGACGGCGCCCGGCCGCACCTTCAAGGTCGGCGCGAACTATCAGTTCTGA